In a genomic window of Neisseria flavescens:
- the nadB gene encoding L-aspartate oxidase → MQTDCDVLIAGNGLAALTLALSLPESFRIVILCKNRLDDTASRHAQGGIAAAWSGEDDIEKHVADTLEAGAGLCDEAAVRAILSQGKPAIEWLLAQGVAFDRNHNDLHLTREGGHTCRRIAHVADYTGEAVMQSLIAQIRCRPNIRVCGRQMALDVQTESGVACGLIVLDRRTQETYLIRARHTVLAGGGLGQIYTATTTPPECTGDAIAMAIRAGCAVENLEFIQFHPTGLARLSENGRTFLISEAVRGEGGILTNQSGERFMPHYDRRAELAPRDIVARTIAAEIAKQTQDFVSLNISHQPAAFVRRHFPSIHRHCLSQCGLDITRQAIPVRPVQHYTCGGIQTDPSGRTSLPQLYSLGETACTGLHGANRLASNSLLECVVTARLAAQTIADGQAFQTAPPQRPSESPTAEAGIFSDGIQNTFSRPALQAFNQRHLGILRNDTGLRRAIAQLWLWKQNQAEPHTASEYENRNLLECSLAVAQAAYRRRQNIGAHFNSDC, encoded by the coding sequence ATGCAAACCGATTGCGACGTATTGATTGCCGGAAACGGGCTGGCGGCACTGACGCTCGCCCTGTCGCTGCCTGAATCGTTCCGCATCGTCATTTTGTGTAAAAACCGGCTGGACGACACCGCCAGCCGTCATGCGCAAGGCGGGATTGCGGCGGCGTGGTCGGGAGAGGACGACATCGAAAAACACGTCGCCGATACTTTGGAAGCGGGCGCGGGTTTATGCGACGAAGCCGCCGTCCGCGCCATCCTGTCGCAGGGCAAACCGGCAATCGAATGGCTGCTGGCGCAGGGTGTGGCGTTTGACCGGAATCATAACGACCTGCACCTGACGCGCGAAGGCGGGCATACCTGCCGCCGAATCGCCCACGTTGCCGACTACACGGGCGAAGCCGTCATGCAGAGCCTGATTGCCCAAATACGCTGCCGCCCGAACATCCGCGTTTGCGGGCGGCAGATGGCGTTGGACGTTCAAACCGAATCAGGTGTGGCGTGCGGACTGATCGTCCTTGACCGCCGAACGCAAGAAACCTACCTCATCCGCGCCCGCCATACCGTACTCGCAGGCGGCGGCTTGGGACAGATTTACACCGCCACCACCACGCCGCCCGAATGCACGGGCGACGCCATCGCCATGGCGATACGCGCAGGCTGCGCAGTCGAAAACCTCGAATTTATCCAATTCCACCCCACAGGCTTGGCAAGGCTGTCTGAAAACGGACGCACCTTCCTGATTTCCGAAGCCGTGCGCGGCGAAGGCGGCATTCTGACCAACCAATCGGGCGAACGGTTTATGCCGCATTACGACCGCCGCGCCGAACTCGCGCCGCGCGACATCGTTGCCCGCACCATCGCTGCCGAAATCGCCAAACAAACGCAAGACTTCGTCTCACTCAATATCAGCCATCAACCCGCAGCGTTCGTCCGCCGGCATTTCCCGTCCATCCATCGGCACTGCCTGTCCCAATGCGGCTTGGACATCACGCGCCAAGCCATCCCCGTCCGCCCCGTGCAACACTACACCTGCGGCGGCATCCAAACCGACCCCAGCGGCAGAACCTCCCTGCCGCAGCTCTACTCCTTAGGCGAAACCGCCTGCACCGGCTTGCACGGAGCCAACCGCCTCGCCAGTAACTCCCTGCTCGAATGCGTCGTTACCGCCAGGCTTGCCGCCCAAACCATCGCGGACGGACAAGCGTTCCAAACCGCACCGCCCCAAAGGCCGTCTGAAAGCCCCACCGCCGAAGCAGGCATCTTTTCAGACGGCATCCAAAACACATTCAGCCGCCCCGCCCTGCAAGCGTTCAACCAACGCCATCTGGGCATTCTCCGCAACGATACCGGCCTGCGCCGCGCCATCGCCCAACTGTGGCTTTGGAAGCAAAACCAAGCCGAGCCGCACACCGCGTCCGAATACGAAAACCGCAACCTGCTTGAATGCAGCCTCGCCGTCGCCCAAGCCGCATACAGGCGGAGACAGAACATCGGAGCACATTTTAATAGTGATTGTTAA